A part of Terriglobus roseus genomic DNA contains:
- the guaA gene encoding glutamine-hydrolyzing GMP synthase codes for MDSSTIVILDFGAQYTQLIARRVREFNVFSVVLPCTASLESIRAQNPIGIILSGGPSSVYDADAPKADPAVLKFGLPTLGICYGMQFMAHHLGGKVTPADKREYGDAVVDVKKTNKLFAGLPAKLDVWMSHGDSVVELPAGFVIAGETHNAISSIADEKRNMYAVQWHPEVAHSKQGTELLKNFVLNICGAKADWTPAHFITSTVEAIKKQVGDGHAICALSGGVDSAVAAVLVSRAIGDRLTCIFVNNGVLRKNEFEQVQNNMRKKLGLKVVAVDASKRFLSQLGGITDPETKRKIIGREFITVFDDEAARILADQEKNGELQHDAAGNEIAWLVQGTLYPDVIESSSVKGPSQTIKSHHNVGGLPENMKLKLIEPLRDLFKDEVRRVGRDLGMPEEVLERQPFPGPGLAVRIVGEITPERVEILQNADDIVVSEIKKAGLYKQIWQSFAVLLPVKSVGVMGDQRTYAYTCAVRAVHSDDGMTADWVPLPYEVLKTISSRIVNEVRGINRVVYDITSKPPGTIEWE; via the coding sequence GTGGACAGTTCAACCATTGTCATTCTGGATTTTGGCGCGCAATACACGCAGCTCATCGCTCGTCGTGTACGCGAATTCAATGTTTTTTCCGTCGTTCTGCCTTGCACAGCTTCGCTTGAAAGCATTCGCGCGCAGAACCCCATCGGCATCATCCTTTCCGGCGGCCCCAGCTCCGTATACGACGCGGACGCGCCCAAGGCTGACCCCGCAGTCCTGAAGTTCGGCCTGCCAACCCTCGGCATCTGCTACGGCATGCAGTTCATGGCGCATCATCTCGGCGGCAAGGTAACGCCTGCAGACAAGCGCGAATACGGCGACGCTGTTGTCGACGTTAAGAAGACCAACAAGCTCTTCGCCGGTCTGCCTGCAAAGCTTGATGTCTGGATGAGCCACGGCGACAGCGTCGTCGAACTCCCCGCAGGCTTCGTCATCGCAGGCGAAACGCACAACGCCATCTCTTCCATTGCAGACGAGAAGCGCAACATGTACGCGGTGCAGTGGCACCCGGAAGTCGCACACTCCAAGCAGGGAACTGAGCTGTTGAAGAACTTCGTGCTCAACATCTGCGGCGCCAAGGCAGACTGGACACCGGCACACTTCATCACCTCCACCGTCGAAGCCATCAAGAAGCAGGTCGGCGACGGACACGCCATCTGCGCGCTCTCCGGCGGTGTCGATTCCGCTGTTGCAGCAGTGCTCGTCTCGCGCGCCATCGGCGATCGTCTCACCTGCATCTTCGTCAACAACGGCGTGCTCCGCAAAAACGAGTTCGAGCAGGTGCAGAACAACATGCGCAAGAAGCTCGGCCTCAAGGTTGTTGCGGTCGACGCATCCAAGCGATTCCTCTCGCAGCTCGGCGGCATCACCGATCCTGAGACCAAGCGCAAGATCATCGGCCGCGAATTCATCACCGTGTTCGACGACGAAGCCGCACGCATCCTCGCCGATCAGGAAAAGAACGGCGAACTGCAGCACGACGCCGCAGGCAATGAGATTGCATGGCTCGTGCAGGGCACGCTCTATCCTGACGTTATCGAATCCTCCAGCGTCAAAGGCCCGTCGCAGACCATCAAGAGCCACCACAACGTGGGCGGCCTGCCTGAGAACATGAAGCTCAAGCTCATTGAGCCTCTGCGCGACCTCTTCAAAGACGAAGTGCGCCGCGTCGGTCGCGACCTCGGCATGCCCGAGGAAGTACTCGAACGCCAGCCCTTCCCCGGCCCCGGACTCGCCGTTCGCATCGTCGGCGAAATCACACCAGAGCGCGTTGAAATCCTGCAGAACGCAGACGACATCGTAGTCAGCGAAATCAAGAAGGCAGGCCTCTACAAGCAGATCTGGCAGAGCTTCGCGGTCCTGTTACCCGTCAAGTCCGTCGGCGTCATGGGCGACCAGCGCACCTACGCTTACACCTGCGCCGTCCGCGCGGTGCACAGCGACGACGGCATGACCGCCGACTGGGTGCCGCTGCCTTACGAAGTCCTCAAGACCATCAGCAGCCGCATCGTGAACGAAGTCCGCGGCATCAACCGCGTCGTCTACGACATCACCTCAAAGCCACCCGGCACCATCGAGTGGGAGTAA